In Corylus avellana chromosome ca2, CavTom2PMs-1.0, the following proteins share a genomic window:
- the LOC132172737 gene encoding flowering locus K homology domain isoform X1, with protein MADVEVDQGFGEPEVDQVPDQVPDQVPENSEPEQKQGHDEDSVVGGGEKKWPGWPGESVFRMLVPAQKVGSIIGRKGEFIKKIVEETRARIKILDGPPGTAERAVMISAKEEPDSSLPPAMDGLLRVHKRIVDGLDGDSSRAPPGVGGKVSTRLLVAASQAGSLIGKQGGTVKSIQEASNCIVRVLGAEDLPVFALQDDRVVEVVGDPAGVHKAVELIASHLRKFLVDRSIIPIFEMNMQMGNPQMEHMPQHQSWGPPQGVPPSGGGGPGYGPNPQYMPPPRQLDNYYQPADLPPMDKQPHHGISAYGREAPMGYPPANAQTAPSMVTQLTQQMQIPLLYADAVIGTAGASISYIRRASGATVTIQETRGVPGEMTVEISGTASQVQAAQQLIQNFMAEAGAPTQVQSGGTTDPGYNSYAAHGSVYASPPSNPGNAGHAGGYGSVYGSNYGY; from the exons ATGGCTGACGTTGAAGTTGATCAAGGTTTTGGTGAACCTGAAGTTGATCAAGTTCCTGATCAAGTGCCTGATCAGGTTCCTGAAAACTCAGAGCCTGAACAAAAGCAAGGGCATGATGAAGATTCTGTGGTTGGAGGTGGTGAAAAGAAGTGGCCTGGATGGCCTGGAGAGAGTGTTTTCCGGATGTTGGTTCCTGCACAAAAAGTTGGTAGTATAATTGGACGCAAAGGGGAGTTCATCAAAAAAATAGTTGAGGAGACAAGAGCTCGCATTAAAATTCTTGATGGTCCTCCAGGGACAGCAGAAAGAGCC GTAATGATTTCTGCCAAGGAGGAGCCTGATTCCTCTCTTCCTCCAGCAATGGATGGCCTTCTGAGAGTCCACAAACGCATTGTTGATGGTTTGGACGGTGATTCTTCTCGTGCTCCACCAGGCGTGGGGGGCAAGGTTTCGACTCGGCTTTTAGTGGCAGCCTCTCAAGCTGGAAGTTTGATTGGAAAACAGGGAGGAACAGTTAAATCCATTCAAGAAGCGTCTAATTGTATCGTTAGAGTTCTTGGAGCAG AAGACCTACCTGTTTTTGCTCTTCAAGATGATAGGGTTGTTGAAGTTGTTGGGGATCCAGCTGGTGTGCACAAAGCGGTGGAGCTAATTGCATCTCACCTCAGGAAGTTTTTAGTTGATCGGAGCATAATTCCAATATTTGAAATGAAT ATGCAAATGGGGAATCCTCAGATGGAGCACATGCCACAACACCAATCGTGGGGTCCACCTCAAGGTGTTCCTCCAAGTGGTGGCGGAGGTCCTGGTTATGGACCTAATCCTCAATATATGCCCCCTCCACGACAACTTGACAATTACTATCAACCTGCTGACTTGCCTCCTATGGATAAACAGCCTCATCATGGGATATCTGCCTATGGAAGAGAAGCTCCGATGGGATACCCACCGGCAAATGCCCAAACAGCACCGTCAATGGTTACCCAG CTCACACAGCAAATGCAGATTCCACTATTATATGCTGATGCTGTTATTGGGACAGCTGGTGCGAGTATAAGTTACATTCGACGAGCTAGTGGGGCAACCGTAACTATACAAGAAACCAGGGGTGTTCCTGGGGAAATGACAGTTGAAATCAGTGGAACGGCTTCCCAAGTTCAAGCTGCTCAGCAGCTGATACAG AATTTCATGGCTGAGGCTGGGGCACCAACACAGGTGCAATCGGGTGGGACTACAGACCCAGGTTATAATTCTTATGCAGCTCATGGTTCTGTTTATGCATCTCCGCCTTCCAACCCTGGAAATGCAGGCCACGCTGGAGGTTATGGCTCAGTCTATGGCTCAAACTATGGGTACTGA
- the LOC132172737 gene encoding flowering locus K homology domain isoform X2 gives MHLVRTHVPRSSAFYLVMISAKEEPDSSLPPAMDGLLRVHKRIVDGLDGDSSRAPPGVGGKVSTRLLVAASQAGSLIGKQGGTVKSIQEASNCIVRVLGAEDLPVFALQDDRVVEVVGDPAGVHKAVELIASHLRKFLVDRSIIPIFEMNMQMGNPQMEHMPQHQSWGPPQGVPPSGGGGPGYGPNPQYMPPPRQLDNYYQPADLPPMDKQPHHGISAYGREAPMGYPPANAQTAPSMVTQLTQQMQIPLLYADAVIGTAGASISYIRRASGATVTIQETRGVPGEMTVEISGTASQVQAAQQLIQNFMAEAGAPTQVQSGGTTDPGYNSYAAHGSVYASPPSNPGNAGHAGGYGSVYGSNYGY, from the exons ATGCATCTTGTACGAACACATGTACCAAGAAGCTCTGCATTCTATCTG GTAATGATTTCTGCCAAGGAGGAGCCTGATTCCTCTCTTCCTCCAGCAATGGATGGCCTTCTGAGAGTCCACAAACGCATTGTTGATGGTTTGGACGGTGATTCTTCTCGTGCTCCACCAGGCGTGGGGGGCAAGGTTTCGACTCGGCTTTTAGTGGCAGCCTCTCAAGCTGGAAGTTTGATTGGAAAACAGGGAGGAACAGTTAAATCCATTCAAGAAGCGTCTAATTGTATCGTTAGAGTTCTTGGAGCAG AAGACCTACCTGTTTTTGCTCTTCAAGATGATAGGGTTGTTGAAGTTGTTGGGGATCCAGCTGGTGTGCACAAAGCGGTGGAGCTAATTGCATCTCACCTCAGGAAGTTTTTAGTTGATCGGAGCATAATTCCAATATTTGAAATGAAT ATGCAAATGGGGAATCCTCAGATGGAGCACATGCCACAACACCAATCGTGGGGTCCACCTCAAGGTGTTCCTCCAAGTGGTGGCGGAGGTCCTGGTTATGGACCTAATCCTCAATATATGCCCCCTCCACGACAACTTGACAATTACTATCAACCTGCTGACTTGCCTCCTATGGATAAACAGCCTCATCATGGGATATCTGCCTATGGAAGAGAAGCTCCGATGGGATACCCACCGGCAAATGCCCAAACAGCACCGTCAATGGTTACCCAG CTCACACAGCAAATGCAGATTCCACTATTATATGCTGATGCTGTTATTGGGACAGCTGGTGCGAGTATAAGTTACATTCGACGAGCTAGTGGGGCAACCGTAACTATACAAGAAACCAGGGGTGTTCCTGGGGAAATGACAGTTGAAATCAGTGGAACGGCTTCCCAAGTTCAAGCTGCTCAGCAGCTGATACAG AATTTCATGGCTGAGGCTGGGGCACCAACACAGGTGCAATCGGGTGGGACTACAGACCCAGGTTATAATTCTTATGCAGCTCATGGTTCTGTTTATGCATCTCCGCCTTCCAACCCTGGAAATGCAGGCCACGCTGGAGGTTATGGCTCAGTCTATGGCTCAAACTATGGGTACTGA
- the LOC132172738 gene encoding uncharacterized protein LOC132172738 — protein sequence MANHDLILGQSHNLVLGQNQQLVLGHNHNVGLGQNHDLELGQAHEHHLALGQTHDHEVDLGHAHDHELGLGQDHNQEGDDGHNYGHENELGMDRKPDHDDHELALTGQNHELALSENHELAVSESQELDENLELAIDQSQEMGIESAEDLSIQESQLVLDSSHVIQARAIITGPNYELSVGQEFPDVKSCRRALRDTAIALHFEMQTIKSDKTRFTAKCASEGCPWRIHAAKLPGVPTFTIRTIHEAHTCGGIAHLGHQQASVQWVANSVEQRLRENPNYKPKEILEEIHRVHGITLSYKQAWRGKERIMAAMRGSFEEGYRLLPPYCEQVKRTNPGSIASVYGNPTDSCFQRLFISFQASIYGFLNACRPLLGLDRTYLKSKYLGTLLLATGFDGDGALFPLAFGVVDEENDDNWMWFLSELHNLLEINTENMPRLTILSDRQKGIVDGVEANFPTAFHGFCMRHLSESFRKEFNNTMLVNLLWEAAHALTVIEFEAKILEIEEISQDAAYWIRRIPPRLWATAYFEGTRFGHLTANIVESLNTWILEASGLPIIQMMECIRRQLMTWFNERRETSMQWTSILVPSAERRVAEALERARTYQVLRANEAEFEVISHEGTNIVDIRNRCCLCRGWQLYGLPCAHAVAALLSCRQNVHRFTESCFTVATYRKTYSQTIHPIPDKSLWKELSEGDPNASKGIEVLINPPKSLRPPGRPRKKRVRAEDRGRVKRVVHCSRCNQTGHFRTTCAAPI from the coding sequence ATGGCTAACCATGATTTGATACTTGGGCAAAGTCACAATTTAGTCCTTGGGCAGAATCAGCAGTTGGTTCTGGGCCACAATCATAATGTAGGACTTGGACAGAACCATGATTTGGAATTGGGACAAGCTCATGAGCATCATTTGGCTTTGGGACAGACCCATGACCATGAAGTGGATTTAGGACATGCCCATGACCATGAGCTGGGTTTAGGGCAAGACCACAACCAAGAAGGGGATGATGGTCACAATTATGGGCATGAGAATGAGTTAGGTATGGATCGGAAACCTGACCATGATGACCATGAGTTGGCTCTTACTGGACAGAATCACGAGTTAGCTTTATCTGAGAACCATGAACTGGCTGTTTCAGAAAGCCAAGAACTTGATGAGAATCTGGAACTAGCTATTGATCAAAGCCAGGAAATGGGGATTGAGTCTGCAGAAGATCTGTCCATTCAGGAGTCCCAACTTGTACTCGATTCCAGTCATGTAATCCAGGCTCGTGCAATTATTACTGGTCCAAATTATGAGCTCTCAGTGGGGCAAGAGTTCCCCGATGTCAAGAGCTGTAGAAGAGCCTTGAGGGATACAGCTATTGCTCTGCACTTTGAAATGCAGACCATAAAATCTGACAAGACTCGTTTTACTGCCAAATGTGCCAGTGAGGGATGTCCCTGGCGCATTCATGCTGCAAAGCTCCCAGGGGTTCCAACTTTCACAATCAGGACAATCCATGAGGCTCATACATGTGGAGGAATTGCTCATCTTGGCCATCAGCAAGCCTCAGTTCAGTGGGTTGCAAATTCTGTGGAGCAACGGCTCAGGGAGAACCCCAATTACAAGCCAAAGGAGATACTTGAAGAAATTCACCGGGTTCATGGTATCACCTTATCATACAAGCAAGCTTGGCGAGGCAAGGAGCGGATCATGGCTGCTATGCGTGGATCCTTCGAAGAAGGGTATCGCTTGCTTCCACCATACTGTGAACAGGTTAAACGGACAAACCCGGGGAGTATTGCATCTGTTTATGGAAACCCAACTGATAGCTGCTTTCAGCGTCTATTCATATCATTTCAGGCATCAATTTATGGTTTTCTTAATGCTTGTCGGCCACTACTTGGGCTTGATAGGACATATTTGAAAAGCAAGTATCTTGGCACTTTGCTTCTTGCTACTGGTTTTGATGGCGATGGTGCTCTGTTTCCTCTTGCATTTGGTGTAGTTGATGAGGAGAATGATGATAATTGGATGTGGTTTCTGTCCGAACTTCACAACCTGCTTGAAATTAATACAGAAAACATGCCCAGGCTTACCATTTTGTCAGACAGGCAGAAGGGAATAGTAGATGGAGTGGAAGCGAATTTTCCAACCGCATTTCATGGATTTTGTATGCGTCACTTGAGTGAAAGCTTTCGCAAGGAGTTTAATAACACAATGCTTGTTAACCTTCTGTGGGAGGCTGCTCATGCTCTCACCGTGATTGAATTTGAAGCAAAAATTTTGGAAATCGAAGAGATCTCACAAGATGCTGCATATTGGATTCGAAGAATCCCCCCTCGATTGTGGGCTACAGCCTATTTTGAGGGAACACGCTTTGGTCATTTAACAGCTAACATAGTTGAATCGTTAAATACTTGGATTCTGGAGGCCTCTGGGCTTCCAATAATTCAGATGATGGAGTGCATTAGAAGGCAGCTAATGACTTGGTTCAATGAACGCCGAGAGACCAGTATGCAATGGACATCGATACTCGTGCCTTCTGCGGAGAGGCGTGTTGCAGAGGCTCTTGAGCGTGCTCGCACTTATCAGGTGCTTCGTGCTAATGAAGCGGAATTTGAAGTTATATCTCATGAAGGAACAAATATTGTTGACATTCGGAATCGATGCTGCCTTTGTCGGGGCTGGCAGTTGTATGGTTTGCCCTGTGCACATGCTGTGGCAGCGCTTCTCTCTTGCAGGCAGAATGTCCATCGATTTACTGAGAGCTGTTTTACTGTTGCAACCTATCGCAAGACATACTCACAAACTATACATCCAATCCCTGATAAATCTCTATGGAAAGAGTTGTCTGAGGGAGATCCAAATGCCAGCAAAGGTATCGAAGTTCTTATTAACCCGCCCAAATCACTTCGGCCGCCTGGTCGACCGAGAAAAAAGAGAGTTCGAGCAGAAGACCGTGGCCGTGTGAAGCGGGTTGTGCATTGTAGTCGTTGCAATCAGACCGGTCATTTTAGAACAACATGTGCAGCACCCATATAA
- the LOC132172739 gene encoding LOW QUALITY PROTEIN: pre-mRNA-splicing factor ATP-dependent RNA helicase DEAH7-like (The sequence of the model RefSeq protein was modified relative to this genomic sequence to represent the inferred CDS: inserted 2 bases in 1 codon), producing the protein MVPNTPTRSHQNIRSWSPRYERDDTRSERRVGRRQXSDRENYLRREARYRHDQDYDGEYRSKRSRYEGSRGTPGRSDWDDGRWEWEDTPRRRDSHSHTSRRHQPSPSPMLVGASPDARLVSPWLGGHTPLSSGSASSPWDHVSPSPIPIRPSGSSVRSSSSRHGGRSHQLNFSVENSEAFEDGGADKSDFSEEHKYEITESMRLEMEYNSDRAWYDREEGNTLFDADTSSFYLGDEASFQKKEAELAKRLVRRDGTKMTLAQSKKMSQLTADNAQWEDRQLLRSGAVKGTEVQTEFDDEDERKVILLVHDTKPPFLDGRVVFTKQAEPIMPIKDPTSDIAIISRKGSALVREIHEKQSMNKSRQRFWELAGSKLGDILGVEKTVEQIDADTAVVGEDGEIDFKEDAKFAQHLKKGEAVSDFAKSKTLVQQRQYLPIYSVRDELLQVIRENQVVVVVGETGSGKTTQLMQYLHEDGYTTNGVVGCTQPRRVAAMSVAKRVSEEMETELGDKVGYAIRFEDVTGPKTVIKYMTDGVLLRETLKDSDLEKYRVVVMDEAHERSLSTDVLFGILKKVVARRRDFKLIVTSATLNAQKFSNFFGSVPIFHIPGRTFPVNILYSKTPCEDYVEGAVKQAMTIHITSPPGDILIFMTGQDEIEAACYALAERVEQLISSTKKAVPKLLILPIYSQLPADLQAKIFQKAEDGARKCIVATNIAETSLTVDGIFYVIDTGYSKMKVYNPRMGMDALQVFPVSRAAADQRAGRAGRTGPGTCYRLYTDSAYLNEMLPSPVPEIQRTNLGNVVLLLKSLKVENLLDFDFMDPPPQDNILNSMYQLWVLGALNNVGGLTGLGWKMVEFPLDPPLAKMLLMGEELGCLDEVLTIVSMLSVPSVFFRPKDRAEESDAARERFFVPESDHLTLYNVYTQWKQHQYRGDWCNDNFLHVKGLRKAREVRSQLLDILKTLKIPLTSCWPNSDIVRKAICSAYFHNAARLKGVGEYVNCRNGMPCQLHPSSALYGMGCTPDYVVYHELILTTKEYMQCATAVEPQWLAELGPMFFSVKGSDTSMLEHKKRHKEEKTAMEEEMVNLRKVQAEAEAERESKNKDRERRAKQQQQVCTPGLRQGSTTYLRPNKFGFVIRNSTL; encoded by the exons ATG GTTCCAAATACACCGACTAGAAGTCACCAGAATATTCGTTCTTGGAGTCCTAGGTATGAAAGGGATGACACAAGAAGTGAAAGAAGGGTGGGACGTAGGCA TTCTGACAGAGAGAATTATCTCAGAAGGGAAGCACGCTATCGACATGATCAAGACTATGATGGAGAATATAGAAGCAAGCGAAGTAGATATGAAGGTTCAAGGGGTACACCTG GTAGATCTGACTGGGATGATGGAAGATGGGAATGGGAAGATACACCACGCCGTCGGGATAGTCACTCTCATACCAGTAGGCGCCATCAACCTTCACCATCCCCAATGTTAGTTGGGGCATCACCGGATGCACGACTAGTTTCCCCATGGTTGGGTGGTCACACACCTCTTTCTTCGG GTTCTGCCAGTTCTCCCTGGGACCAtgtctctccctctccaatTCCAATACGTCCGTCTGGATCCTCTGTGAGATCCTCGAGTTCTAGACATGGTGGGAGGTCCCATCAACTTAATTTTTCTGTGGAAAATTCAGAAGCATTTGAG GATGGAGGTGCTGATAAGTCTGATTTCTCTGAAGAGCACAAGTACGAGATTACAGAAAGTATGCGTCTCGAGATGGAATATAATTCTGACCGTGCATG GTATGACAGAGAAGAAGGTAACACATTGTTCGATGCAGATACCTCGTCGTTTTATCTGGGAGATGAGGCTTCTTTCCAGAAGAAAGAAGCAGAATTGGCCAAAAGACTG GTTCGGAGAGATGGAACCAAGATGACACTTGCTCAGAGCAAAAAGATGTCCCAGCTCACTGCCGATAATGCTCAGTGGGAAGACCGGCAACTATTGAGATCTGGAGCTGTTAAAGGGACTGAGGTGCAGACAGAGTTTGATGACGAAGACGAACGCAAGgttattcttcttgtacatG ATACAAAACCTCCTTTCCTAGATGGGAGAGTTGTTTTTACTAAACAAGCAGAGCCAATAATGCCAATAAAAGACCCAACATCAGATATTGCAATAATTTCGCGCAAAGGATCAGCTCTGGTTAGAGAAATTCATGAGAAACAAAGTATGAACAAGTCACGCCAACGTTTTTGGGAGCTCGCAGGCTCAAAACTTGGTGATATTCTTGGTGTTGAAAAAACAGTGGAACAG ATTGATGCCGACACTGCTGTTGTAGGCGAAGATGGTGAAATTGATTTTAAGGAGGATGCAAAGTTTGCACAGCATCTAAAGAAGGGGGAAGCAGTAAGTGATTTTGCAAAGTCAAAAACCTTAGTGCAGCAACGTCAGTATCTGCCAATCTATTCTGTGAGGGATGAGTTATTGCAG GTAATTCGCGAAAATCAGGTGGTGGTGGTTGTCGGAGAAACTGGTTCAGGAAAGACGACTCAATTGATGCAG TATCTGCATGAAGACGGCTACACTACAAATGGTGTAGTTGGTTGCACCCAACCAAGACGTGTTGCAGCTATGAGTGTTGCAAAAAGAGTTAGTGAAGAGATGGAGACGGAGCTGGGTGACAAAGTTGGTTATGCTATTCGTTTTGAGGATGTGACCGGGCCAAAAACTGTAATTAAG TATATGACTGATGGAGTACTCTTGCGTGAAACACTCAAAGATTCTGATCTAGAAAAGTATCG TGTCGTTGTGATGGATGAAGCCCATGAGAGATCACTAAGCACAGATGTGCTGTTTGGGATATTGAAAAAAGTGGTTGCTCGGCGACGTGATTTTAAGCTTATAGTGACGTCTGCAACTCTGAATGcgcaaaaattttcaaatttctttggAAG TGTACCAATTTTCCACATCCCTGGCAGAACATTTCCTGTTAATATCCTGTACAGTAAAACCCCATGTGAAGATTACGTTGAAGGTGCAGTGAAGCAGGCTATGACTATCCATATAACCAGCCCTCCTGGTGACATCCTCATCTTCATGACTGGCCAAGATGAGATTGAGGCAGCCTGTTATGCCCTTGCAGAGCGTGTGGAACAGCTCATATCATCCACGAAGAAAGCAGTTCCAAAACTTCTGATACTCCCTATATATTCACAGCTGCCTGCTGACTTGCAAGCAAAGATATTCCAGAAAGCTGAAGATGGGGCTCGTAAATGCATTGTGGCAACCAACATTGCTGAGACATCTTTGACTGTAGATGGAATTTTTTATGTCATTGACACGGGGTATAGTAAGATGAAAGTATACAACCCTAGGATGGGTATGGATGCTCTCCAAGTATTCCCTGTCAGTCGTGCTGCTGCTGACCAACGTGCTGGACGTGCTGGTAGAACTGGGCCTGGGACATGTTATCGCCTATATACAGATAGTGCATACCTAAACGAAATGCTGCCAAGTCCTGTGCCTGAGATCCAAAGGACGAACCTGGGCAATGTAGTTTTGTTACTCAAATCTCTCAAAGTTGAGAACTTGCTGGATTTTGATTTCATGGACCCACCTCCGCAGGATAATATTCTTAATTCTATGTACCAGTTGTGGGTCTTAGGTgctcttaacaatgtgggaggCTTAACTGGTCTTGGCTGGAAAATGGTGGAGTTTCCGTTGGACCCCCCACTTGCCAAGATGCTTTTGATGGGTGAAGAGTTAGGATGCTTAGATGAGGTGTTGACAATTGTTTCAATGCTTTCAGTGCCGTCGGTATTCTTCCGCCCTAAAGATAGGGCAGAGGAGAGTGATGCTGCGCGTGAAAGATTTTTTGTGCCGGAATCTGACCACTTAACGCTATATAATGTTTACACTCAATGGAAACAACATCAATATCGGGGAGACTGGTGTAACGATAATTTTTTGCATGTGAAAGGGTTACGAAAGGCTAGAGAAGTGAGATCCCAGCTGCTGGATATTCTCAAGACACTAAAAATCCCTTTGACATCTTGTTGGCCTAATTCAGATATCGTGAGAAAAGCCATATGTTCTGCATACTTTCATAATGCAGCAAGATTAAAGGGTGTGGGTGAGTATGTGAATTGCAGGAATGGGATGCCTTGCCAATTACATCCGAGCAGTGCTCTCTATGGTATGGGTTGCACTCCAGATTATGTGGTTTATCATGAGCTGATTTTGACAACAAAGGAGTATATGCAATGTGCGACAGCAGTGGAGCCTCAGTGGCTGGCTGAGCTGGGACCAATGTTCTTTTCCGTTAAGGGATCGGACACATCGATGTTGGAGCATAAGAAGAGACACAAGGAAGAGAAAACGGCCATGGAGGAGGAAATGGTGAATTTGAGGAAGGTGCaagcagaagcagaagcagaGCGAGAAAGCAAGAACAAGGACAGGGAAAGGAGGGCAAAGCAGCAGCAACAAGTCTGCACGCCGGGTCTGCGCCAGGGCTCTACAACCTATTTGAGACCAAACAAGTTCGGTTTTGTAATTAGAAACTCTACTTTGTGA